Proteins encoded within one genomic window of Solibaculum mannosilyticum:
- a CDS encoding FAD-dependent oxidoreductase translates to MHESIWMSDVSLPQYEPLRGEHRVDVAVIGGGLAGILCARKLQQDGAKVAVLEADRIGGGTTGHTTAKITCQHRLPYDRLVSGMGAYKAKLYYQANQAAVEQYQKLIKENQVDCDFKSTSAACYAVHEEDLQLLRREEKAAKQLDIPYTMVDTPDLPFHTLGALEMPGQAQFHPLKFLKWASKDLTIYEHSRALSIEKDTVSTGEGKLRADQIVVCTHYPFVNTPGYYFLRMYQKRSYVVALKGAKPVQRMYIDASPKGYSFRQQGDLVLMGGEGHKCGRDPKGHRFEALEQAALSLYPEAQVVSRWSAQDCMTLDNIPYIGHYSTKLDNLYVATGFGKWGMSSSMMAALLLGDMIKGNVNPWEEIFTPRRFQLGLSASTLLSSAGDVIKGLTVDKMAPPQRKTHPQPGDGATVARGVMGKAGEFQDPQGHLHAVKPTCAHMGCELTWNADEQTWDCPCHGSRFTADGSVVDGPAQTNLHPPAQM, encoded by the coding sequence ATGCATGAATCTATTTGGATGAGCGATGTTTCCCTGCCCCAGTATGAGCCGCTGCGCGGGGAGCATCGGGTGGACGTGGCGGTCATCGGCGGAGGTCTGGCCGGCATTTTATGCGCCCGTAAGCTCCAGCAGGACGGCGCTAAGGTAGCTGTGCTGGAGGCCGACCGCATCGGCGGCGGCACTACCGGCCATACCACGGCTAAAATTACGTGTCAGCACCGCTTGCCCTACGATCGTCTTGTCAGCGGCATGGGGGCTTATAAAGCAAAGCTCTACTACCAGGCAAACCAGGCGGCAGTGGAACAATATCAAAAGCTGATCAAAGAGAATCAGGTGGACTGCGATTTTAAGAGTACATCGGCCGCCTGCTACGCTGTACATGAGGAAGACCTCCAGCTTCTCAGACGGGAAGAAAAAGCGGCAAAACAGTTGGATATCCCCTATACCATGGTGGACACACCCGATCTTCCCTTCCACACTCTGGGGGCACTGGAGATGCCCGGACAGGCACAGTTTCATCCGCTGAAATTTTTAAAGTGGGCGTCAAAAGATCTCACCATCTACGAGCATTCCCGAGCGCTGTCCATTGAGAAGGATACCGTCTCCACCGGGGAAGGCAAGCTCAGGGCCGATCAGATTGTGGTATGCACCCATTATCCCTTTGTCAATACGCCGGGGTATTATTTTTTACGCATGTACCAAAAAAGATCCTATGTGGTGGCCCTCAAGGGCGCGAAACCGGTGCAACGCATGTACATCGATGCCAGTCCCAAAGGTTACTCCTTCCGCCAACAGGGTGATCTCGTACTGATGGGCGGTGAAGGGCACAAATGCGGCCGGGATCCAAAAGGCCACCGCTTTGAGGCGCTGGAACAGGCGGCTCTTTCCCTTTATCCTGAGGCCCAGGTGGTATCACGGTGGTCGGCTCAGGACTGCATGACACTGGATAACATTCCCTATATCGGCCATTATTCCACCAAGCTGGACAACCTGTATGTGGCCACCGGTTTCGGCAAATGGGGGATGAGCAGCAGCATGATGGCAGCCCTTCTGCTGGGGGATATGATAAAGGGAAATGTGAACCCTTGGGAGGAGATCTTTACGCCCCGCAGATTTCAGCTTGGACTGTCGGCCAGTACGCTTTTGTCATCCGCCGGGGACGTTATCAAAGGCCTCACGGTGGATAAGATGGCTCCTCCCCAGCGCAAAACCCATCCTCAACCCGGGGATGGCGCCACAGTGGCCCGCGGCGTGATGGGCAAAGCTGGAGAGTTCCAAGATCCCCAAGGGCATCTTCACGCCGTCAAGCCCACCTGCGCCCACATGGGATGCGAACTCACCTGGAATGCCGACGAACAAACCTGGGATTGTCCATGCCACGGCTCCCGGTTCACCGCCGATGGTTCGGTGGTGGACGGACCTGCTCAGACCAATCTTCATCCCCCTGCACAGATGTAG
- a CDS encoding helix-turn-helix domain-containing protein, translating into MYTQRLKELRKQHHLSQEELANILHCSQRAYSHWENGVRHLPIDMLIALAQYYHISTDYILGLSDEGYIYLYGENQGNRYF; encoded by the coding sequence ATGTACACACAGCGTTTAAAAGAGCTGCGAAAACAACATCATCTTAGTCAAGAGGAATTGGCCAATATCTTGCACTGTTCCCAACGCGCCTATTCTCATTGGGAAAATGGGGTGCGGCATCTGCCCATCGACATGCTCATTGCGCTGGCGCAATATTATCATATCAGCACCGATTACATATTGGGACTTTCCGATGAGGGTTATATTTATCTCTATGGAGAGAATCAAGGGAACCGATACTTTTAG
- a CDS encoding DEAD/DEAH box helicase, protein MSKQVSQFEASKTVSSAVLPPLRIDKAYVLSHATHRPAYFKGLVLFRSGMVHVDTTAGRLGELYCRIGDHPTVTVHFHPDGTLGEVFCPACYGHVQNGWCEHGVAAVLALLPPEGEEHTSIREEDVGRMVSRYTHLVSETYPHLMGQSCHGVHLYPRLTVDQTSGGTMRFFLELSIGKNRKYAVRSVKEFCGAFSSERAVAYGKELEFVHVPAAFVSEDRPLIGFVRQTVEEWQAILQAILAGGGSPIGRRLLMTPVQMAGLMPVLAGREVPVSLPGRGEDVPLLIQEGAQGMDIQMKFSQPEGERLTMTLFPQGKREVYCRTPCIMLWGDRLVHLSDKDAALLLPALDLLDVCGGQVSIPEEYQNRVLSTALPALEQRGWAQVDGTIHRVRTASMTPRIWLDRQGSQVLCKLQFDYGVEDPSALPQRDLPREEHVIGVLVENGFRSLPEKDHYVLNGEENLLRLAREGVGQLQEVAEVYVTAAFKSIRLRLPVKPRLTIKREGSQLLIGLENDHYTRAELWELLQAVEEKKPYHRLPDGSFAPMDNAAVQQLSQVADVLHMREEDVLQNRIQVPAYLEAGLESLLSQNKDIDVQLDAKFTQDILSLSNYERQPFTPPDWMTVQLWDYQTSGVKWMKALERYGMGGILADEMGLGKTLQATTLIASGKGKGRTLIVCPTSLVYNWKSEVRRFAPELSVCVVSGNAEQRAPMIKEAKEDVMITSYDLLRRDISLYRNIHFHYCFIDEAQYIKNHQTQNAISVKQVSADIRYALTGTPVENTPGDLWSIFDFIMPGYLGPYDRFKHKLETPILSGDEDAADCLRRLTSPFILRRMKKDVLDQLPPKLETAMACGMTTEQRKLYAAYLAKARNQFETEMGDGGEKNRIRMLALLTRLRQLCAHPGLFVDHYRGGSGKLDLLLELIQDGMLEGHRILIFSQFAQMLHLISDTLQDMGISHFLLEGNTPSQERVKMVESFNKGEASVFLLSLKAGGTGLNLTGADTVIHFDPWWNPAVENQATDRAHRIGQKKVVHVIRLYAENSVEERILDLQNRKRALIDQLISSGDGAGGLDLEDLRHLFS, encoded by the coding sequence ATGAGCAAACAGGTTTCACAATTTGAGGCATCAAAAACCGTATCTTCGGCAGTGCTGCCGCCTTTACGCATCGATAAGGCTTATGTATTGAGCCATGCCACCCACCGTCCCGCCTATTTCAAGGGATTGGTGTTGTTCCGCAGCGGCATGGTGCATGTGGATACCACCGCCGGCCGTCTGGGAGAGCTTTACTGCCGCATCGGAGACCACCCCACTGTGACAGTGCACTTCCATCCCGACGGCACGTTAGGGGAGGTATTCTGTCCCGCCTGTTACGGCCACGTCCAAAACGGATGGTGCGAACACGGCGTGGCAGCCGTACTGGCGCTGCTTCCGCCGGAAGGGGAGGAACATACCTCCATCCGGGAGGAGGATGTGGGCCGGATGGTCAGCCGATACACCCATCTGGTGTCCGAGACCTATCCCCATTTGATGGGGCAGTCCTGCCACGGGGTGCATCTTTATCCCCGTCTTACGGTGGATCAGACAAGCGGTGGGACGATGAGATTCTTCCTGGAGCTGAGCATCGGGAAAAATCGAAAATACGCGGTGCGCAGCGTCAAGGAATTCTGCGGGGCTTTTTCATCGGAACGCGCGGTAGCTTACGGCAAAGAGCTGGAATTTGTCCATGTCCCGGCCGCTTTTGTGTCCGAGGATCGGCCGCTCATCGGCTTTGTCCGCCAGACGGTGGAGGAATGGCAGGCCATCCTTCAGGCCATCTTGGCGGGAGGGGGCAGTCCCATCGGCCGCCGCCTGTTGATGACCCCTGTCCAGATGGCCGGCCTCATGCCGGTACTGGCGGGGAGAGAGGTTCCGGTGTCCCTTCCCGGACGGGGGGAAGATGTCCCTCTTCTCATTCAGGAGGGCGCTCAGGGTATGGATATCCAGATGAAATTTTCCCAGCCGGAAGGGGAGCGTCTCACCATGACCCTTTTCCCGCAGGGCAAACGGGAGGTCTACTGCCGTACCCCTTGCATCATGCTGTGGGGGGATCGCCTGGTGCACCTTTCGGACAAAGATGCCGCGCTTCTTCTGCCCGCGCTGGATCTGCTGGATGTCTGCGGAGGACAGGTATCCATTCCGGAGGAGTACCAGAACCGGGTGCTGTCCACCGCGTTGCCGGCTCTGGAACAGCGCGGCTGGGCTCAGGTGGACGGCACCATTCATCGGGTCCGCACTGCCTCCATGACGCCCCGCATCTGGCTGGATCGGCAAGGGTCTCAGGTATTGTGCAAGCTCCAGTTTGACTATGGTGTGGAGGATCCGTCGGCTCTGCCCCAGCGTGACCTTCCGCGGGAGGAGCATGTCATTGGGGTACTGGTGGAAAATGGTTTCCGATCGCTTCCGGAAAAGGATCATTATGTGCTGAATGGGGAGGAGAATCTTCTTCGTCTTGCGCGGGAAGGGGTGGGCCAGCTCCAGGAGGTGGCCGAGGTATACGTCACCGCCGCCTTTAAGAGCATTCGCCTGCGCCTGCCGGTAAAACCCCGGTTGACCATCAAGCGGGAGGGATCCCAACTGCTCATCGGCCTGGAGAACGATCACTACACCCGGGCCGAATTGTGGGAGCTGCTACAGGCTGTGGAGGAGAAAAAGCCATATCATCGTCTGCCCGACGGTTCCTTTGCACCCATGGACAACGCCGCCGTCCAGCAGCTCAGCCAGGTGGCCGACGTGCTTCACATGCGCGAAGAGGACGTGTTACAAAATCGCATCCAGGTGCCGGCGTATTTGGAGGCGGGCTTGGAAAGCCTGCTGAGTCAGAATAAGGACATTGACGTCCAATTGGACGCCAAATTCACGCAGGATATTCTGTCCTTATCCAACTACGAGCGCCAGCCTTTCACACCGCCCGATTGGATGACCGTGCAGCTGTGGGATTATCAGACAAGCGGCGTCAAGTGGATGAAGGCGTTGGAACGGTACGGCATGGGCGGTATTTTAGCCGATGAGATGGGTCTGGGCAAGACCTTGCAGGCCACTACCCTCATCGCATCGGGAAAGGGGAAGGGACGGACGCTTATTGTGTGTCCCACCTCCCTGGTATACAATTGGAAAAGCGAGGTGCGCCGGTTTGCCCCCGAACTCTCGGTATGCGTGGTGTCGGGAAACGCCGAGCAACGGGCTCCCATGATCAAGGAGGCCAAGGAGGACGTGATGATCACCTCCTATGACCTTCTCCGGCGGGATATCAGCCTTTACCGCAACATCCATTTCCACTATTGCTTTATCGACGAGGCCCAGTATATCAAAAATCATCAGACGCAGAACGCCATCTCGGTCAAGCAGGTCAGCGCCGATATCCGCTATGCCCTAACCGGTACGCCGGTGGAAAATACGCCGGGGGATCTGTGGAGCATTTTCGACTTTATTATGCCGGGGTATCTGGGACCTTATGACCGGTTTAAACACAAGTTGGAGACGCCCATCCTAAGCGGGGACGAGGATGCAGCCGACTGTCTGCGCCGTTTGACCAGTCCCTTTATTCTGCGCCGGATGAAAAAGGACGTGCTGGATCAGCTGCCGCCTAAGCTGGAGACGGCCATGGCCTGCGGTATGACAACCGAACAGCGCAAATTATACGCCGCCTATCTGGCCAAGGCCCGCAACCAATTTGAGACGGAAATGGGAGACGGCGGGGAGAAAAACCGGATCCGCATGCTGGCGTTGCTGACGCGTCTGCGGCAGCTGTGCGCCCATCCGGGCCTGTTTGTGGATCATTACCGCGGGGGGAGCGGCAAGCTGGATCTGCTTTTGGAACTCATCCAGGACGGCATGCTGGAAGGGCACCGCATCCTTATTTTCTCCCAATTTGCCCAAATGCTTCACCTCATCTCCGATACCCTTCAGGATATGGGGATCAGCCACTTCCTGTTGGAGGGCAATACCCCCTCCCAGGAACGGGTCAAGATGGTGGAAAGCTTCAACAAAGGGGAAGCATCTGTGTTTCTTTTGTCCCTGAAAGCGGGAGGGACAGGGCTTAATCTCACCGGGGCCGATACCGTCATTCACTTTGACCCCTGGTGGAATCCGGCGGTGGAGAACCAGGCCACCGACCGGGCCCATCGCATCGGACAGAAAAAGGTGGTGCATGTCATCCGCCTGTACGCCGAGAATTCGGTGGAGGAACGCATCCTGGATCTACAGAACCGGAAACGCGCCTTGATCGATCAGCTTATTTCGTCCGGGGACGGGGCAGGCGGTCTGGACTTGGAGGATCTGCGTCATCTTTTCTCCTAA
- a CDS encoding prolyl-tRNA synthetase associated domain-containing protein, producing the protein MNKEEVIQYLEGKGIPFDVMDHPAVYTIEDMEKLHITDQGEVCKNLFLRDAKGKRHFLVTLLKDKRADLKQIQEQLGCTKLSFASEQRLQTYLGLTKGSVTPLGILNDAECCVEVVFDRELIRKSRLGVHPNENTATLWISFEDLLNLVKQHGNPIHMLDIEP; encoded by the coding sequence ATGAACAAAGAGGAAGTTATCCAGTACCTGGAGGGAAAAGGCATCCCTTTTGACGTCATGGACCATCCGGCGGTATACACCATCGAGGACATGGAGAAGCTCCACATTACCGATCAAGGAGAGGTTTGCAAGAACCTCTTCCTGCGTGACGCCAAAGGAAAACGGCATTTTCTCGTAACGCTTTTAAAGGATAAACGGGCCGATCTAAAGCAGATCCAGGAGCAGCTGGGCTGTACCAAACTGAGCTTTGCTTCGGAGCAACGGCTGCAAACATATCTGGGCTTGACAAAAGGTTCCGTCACCCCCTTGGGCATCCTCAACGATGCGGAGTGCTGTGTGGAAGTGGTATTTGACCGGGAGCTTATAAGAAAATCTCGATTGGGTGTTCATCCCAACGAAAATACCGCCACTCTCTGGATCTCCTTTGAAGACCTCCTGAATCTAGTAAAACAACACGGCAATCCCATCCATATGCTGGATATTGAACCATAG
- a CDS encoding class I adenylate-forming enzyme family protein, with product MKINIRRYSTLYEQMHASALKNPQGTALLFYGTTLSYRQLDELVDQCAAGLLALGVKPGDRVTICMPNLPQTVAAIYAVNRIGAVCNMLHPLSTSDEVRHGVELVRSSVAFCFDLSEKAFDGLDITLIRCKTCDFFEKTPVGWIRGKVYTHSVRQKVGTAHVSQSLTWNQFLKQGEIWSSSHSLPDAASDSEATAAVMYTGGTTGLPKGVMLSNAAINALSFQLFPVLGEARRSDGMLGALPVFHGFGFAFCMHTAMAAGIRLALIPRFDAKECCRIITKQRLTFLFSVPSFFERLLKCGLLDGKDLSFVRFIGSGGDVVSDDLRQKMDKLLSQGGSSCRFLTGYGLTECVTACCFTDPYLSYHTGCIGVPMEGNEMKVVRMGTTEALPEGDGEICVTGPTLMQGYWEDPEETRKVLKRHEDGRIWLHTGDVGCQGEGGIYFRQRLKRVLKVSGYLVYPSAIEEKLRCSSLVEDCCVVGMDTPKGTRVKAYVVPRREPQNDQERQKWAEDITGFSREHLNLWSVPAQVEFLSELPHTKLGKVDYKALQ from the coding sequence ATGAAGATAAACATTCGTCGTTATTCCACTCTTTACGAGCAAATGCACGCTTCCGCTCTGAAAAATCCTCAGGGGACGGCTCTGCTCTTTTACGGCACTACCTTGTCCTACCGTCAATTGGATGAATTGGTGGACCAATGTGCCGCCGGCCTCTTGGCTCTGGGGGTAAAGCCAGGCGATCGAGTCACGATCTGTATGCCTAACCTTCCTCAAACGGTGGCGGCGATTTACGCTGTCAACCGCATCGGCGCGGTGTGCAATATGCTGCACCCTTTGTCGACTTCCGATGAGGTGCGCCATGGGGTAGAATTGGTGCGGTCTAGCGTAGCCTTTTGCTTTGATCTTTCGGAAAAAGCCTTTGACGGCTTGGACATCACATTGATCCGCTGCAAGACCTGCGACTTCTTTGAAAAGACACCTGTGGGATGGATCCGCGGCAAGGTGTATACTCACAGCGTCCGGCAAAAGGTGGGGACGGCTCATGTATCCCAAAGTCTCACCTGGAACCAGTTCCTGAAACAGGGCGAGATATGGAGCTCGTCCCATTCTCTGCCGGATGCCGCGTCTGATTCGGAAGCCACCGCCGCCGTTATGTACACCGGCGGTACCACCGGCCTCCCCAAAGGGGTGATGCTGTCCAACGCCGCCATCAACGCCCTCTCCTTCCAGCTCTTCCCGGTGCTCGGGGAAGCCAGACGGTCCGACGGCATGCTGGGCGCATTGCCGGTATTCCACGGCTTCGGATTTGCCTTCTGTATGCACACCGCTATGGCGGCCGGTATCCGTTTGGCTCTGATCCCCCGGTTCGACGCCAAGGAGTGCTGCCGCATCATCACAAAGCAACGGCTGACCTTTTTGTTCAGCGTCCCATCCTTCTTTGAACGGCTGCTCAAATGCGGCCTCCTTGACGGCAAGGATTTGTCTTTTGTCCGCTTCATCGGCAGCGGCGGGGATGTGGTATCCGACGACCTGCGGCAAAAAATGGACAAGCTCCTGTCCCAAGGCGGCAGCTCCTGCCGGTTTCTCACCGGGTACGGCTTGACTGAATGCGTTACCGCCTGCTGTTTTACCGATCCCTATCTGTCCTATCACACCGGATGCATCGGCGTCCCCATGGAGGGCAACGAGATGAAGGTGGTCCGTATGGGCACCACGGAAGCCCTGCCGGAGGGGGACGGCGAGATTTGCGTCACCGGCCCCACTCTGATGCAGGGGTACTGGGAGGATCCGGAGGAAACAAGGAAAGTCCTCAAACGCCACGAAGACGGACGCATCTGGCTGCACACCGGCGATGTGGGATGCCAAGGCGAAGGCGGGATCTATTTCCGTCAACGTCTCAAACGGGTGCTGAAGGTCTCTGGATATCTGGTCTATCCGTCGGCCATTGAAGAAAAGTTAAGGTGCAGCTCCCTGGTGGAGGACTGCTGTGTAGTGGGCATGGATACTCCAAAAGGCACCCGTGTCAAGGCCTATGTGGTGCCGCGCCGGGAGCCTCAAAACGATCAGGAGCGGCAGAAATGGGCCGAGGATATTACCGGGTTCTCCCGGGAACATCTGAACCTATGGAGTGTGCCGGCCCAAGTGGAATTTTTATCGGAGCTCCCTCATACCAAACTGGGAAAAGTGGATTATAAGGCGCTGCAATAA
- a CDS encoding PHP domain-containing protein: protein MQVGDLHCHTRLSDGSLPPEDLVRLGQRLKLDVIAITDHDTLAGCRQAKDLEKGRQIRVIPGAEFSCVDEKRGRKVHLLCYGPKKLQVLEPICQEIGRRRREAVHQMIEKVAAHYPITQEMVERYAKDSTCVYKTHIMEALMDLGYDVEAYGVLFRQLFHQKTGAYLVTPRFPSAFEMLSLIHEAGGTAVLAHPEIYDSLEVLEELIEEGLDGVEVWHPRNSPATRQHLLERAKEHRLLTTGGSDFHGRFRGEAVPLGTCTTPEQSLRQLLDRVER, encoded by the coding sequence ATGCAAGTAGGAGATCTGCATTGTCACACCCGATTGTCCGACGGTTCCCTTCCTCCAGAGGATCTGGTCCGGTTGGGCCAAAGACTAAAGCTCGACGTTATTGCCATCACCGATCACGATACGCTGGCAGGATGCCGGCAGGCGAAAGACCTGGAAAAGGGGCGACAAATCCGTGTGATCCCGGGAGCGGAATTCTCCTGCGTGGATGAAAAACGGGGGAGAAAAGTGCATCTGTTGTGCTACGGCCCGAAGAAGCTCCAGGTGCTGGAGCCCATCTGCCAAGAGATCGGACGCCGCCGCCGGGAGGCGGTGCATCAAATGATTGAAAAGGTGGCCGCGCACTATCCCATCACCCAGGAGATGGTGGAACGATATGCCAAAGACAGCACCTGTGTCTACAAGACCCACATCATGGAGGCCCTGATGGATCTGGGCTACGATGTGGAGGCTTACGGGGTTCTATTCCGCCAGCTTTTCCATCAAAAGACAGGGGCCTATCTGGTAACACCCCGGTTCCCCAGCGCCTTTGAGATGCTGTCCCTCATCCATGAAGCGGGCGGGACAGCGGTGCTGGCCCATCCGGAAATTTACGACAGCCTGGAAGTGCTGGAAGAACTCATTGAGGAGGGCCTGGACGGCGTAGAAGTATGGCATCCGCGCAACAGCCCTGCCACACGGCAGCATCTTCTGGAGCGGGCAAAGGAACATCGCCTTCTCACCACCGGCGGATCGGACTTCCACGGCCGGTTCCGGGGCGAAGCCGTTCCGTTGGGGACGTGTACCACCCCCGAACAGTCCCTCAGGCAGCTGTTGGACCGGGTGGAACGATAG
- a CDS encoding TIGR03905 family TSCPD domain-containing protein, with amino-acid sequence MEYLYRPRGVCSRSIRLELDGDVIRSVQFEGGCHGNLQGIAKLVEGMTVDQVEARLSGIKCGMRKTSCPDQLAQAVRKAAEQAGKSQEDQAG; translated from the coding sequence ATGGAGTATTTGTATCGACCCAGAGGGGTTTGTTCCCGCAGCATCCGTTTGGAGCTGGATGGGGATGTTATCCGCAGCGTCCAATTTGAAGGGGGATGCCACGGCAATCTCCAGGGCATCGCCAAGCTGGTGGAGGGCATGACGGTGGATCAAGTGGAGGCAAGACTCAGCGGCATCAAATGCGGTATGCGCAAGACCTCCTGTCCGGACCAGCTGGCCCAGGCCGTGCGCAAGGCGGCCGAGCAGGCCGGGAAATCCCAGGAGGATCAAGCGGGGTAA
- the bcp gene encoding thioredoxin-dependent thiol peroxidase encodes MLKPGEKAPDFTLPDQNGQPVSLSSFLGKTVILYFYPRDNTPGCTKEACSFRDHYPLYTEKDAVIIGISPNTSESHQKFAEKYELPFLLLADPEKEVIQAYGAWGEKKNYGKVTVGLLRSTFVIGPDGVIQKVFKKVKTATHGEDVLKVLSAE; translated from the coding sequence ATGCTCAAGCCAGGGGAAAAAGCGCCCGATTTTACATTGCCCGATCAGAATGGGCAACCGGTCAGCCTATCGTCTTTTCTGGGCAAGACGGTAATTCTGTATTTTTATCCGCGGGACAACACGCCGGGATGTACCAAGGAGGCCTGTTCATTCCGGGATCATTATCCTCTTTACACCGAGAAGGATGCCGTTATCATCGGCATCAGCCCCAACACGTCGGAATCCCATCAGAAATTCGCCGAGAAATATGAACTGCCCTTTTTGCTGTTGGCCGATCCGGAGAAGGAGGTCATACAGGCTTACGGCGCCTGGGGAGAGAAGAAAAATTACGGCAAGGTGACGGTTGGATTGCTTCGTTCCACCTTTGTTATCGGGCCGGACGGCGTCATTCAAAAGGTATTTAAAAAGGTCAAGACGGCCACTCACGGTGAGGACGTGTTAAAAGTATTGTCCGCTGAGTGA
- a CDS encoding peptidylprolyl isomerase, translating into MHKFIRRILLLSCCAALVLSLTACGGSFGPASQLDAPKKGETIAVMHTTLGDISIRLFPDQAPKAVENFTTHAKDGYYDGLKFHRVIEDFMIQGGDPEGTGAGGESIWGTPFEDEFDENLHNYRGALSMANAGPDTNGSQFFIVQAGPVDDALYSTYSQYGYKFDEMDEKVKETYAEVGGTPWLDGVYTPDGSGHTVFGQVFEGMDVVDAIAAVEKTPTTDGSQPSTPVEDVLINSIEIMEYEG; encoded by the coding sequence ATGCACAAGTTTATTCGACGCATTCTTCTTTTGAGCTGCTGTGCCGCTTTAGTATTGAGCCTGACGGCTTGCGGCGGTTCTTTTGGTCCCGCTTCTCAGCTGGACGCTCCCAAAAAGGGTGAGACCATCGCTGTCATGCACACCACCTTAGGCGATATCAGCATCCGCCTCTTCCCCGACCAAGCTCCTAAAGCGGTGGAGAACTTCACCACTCACGCCAAAGATGGATATTACGACGGCCTTAAATTCCATCGCGTCATTGAGGACTTCATGATTCAAGGCGGCGATCCTGAGGGCACCGGCGCCGGCGGCGAAAGCATCTGGGGCACCCCCTTTGAGGATGAATTCGACGAGAATCTCCACAATTACCGCGGTGCTCTGTCGATGGCAAATGCCGGCCCCGATACCAACGGCAGCCAGTTCTTCATCGTCCAGGCCGGCCCTGTGGACGACGCCCTCTATTCGACTTACAGCCAGTACGGCTATAAGTTCGACGAGATGGATGAAAAGGTCAAGGAAACCTACGCTGAAGTGGGCGGTACCCCGTGGCTGGACGGCGTCTATACTCCCGACGGTTCGGGCCATACCGTCTTTGGCCAGGTATTCGAGGGCATGGATGTAGTTGACGCCATCGCCGCTGTGGAGAAAACCCCTACCACCGATGGAAGTCAGCCCTCCACTCCGGTGGAAGATGTGCTCATCAACTCCATTGAAATTATGGAGTACGAAGGCTAA
- a CDS encoding peptidylprolyl isomerase, translating to MSFNQLDAPQAGELSAVMHTSLGDIKIRLFADKAPKTVENFITHAKNGYYDGLIFHRVIDGFMIQGGDPTGTGMGGESIWGSSFQDEFDPDLHNLRGALSMANAGPNTNGSQFFIVQAPEVDERLIEQMEQLSDRGFPTHAVENYKAVGGTPHLDFRHSVFGQVTDGMDVVDAIAAVATNAQDKPLEDVVIQSIDVIE from the coding sequence ATGTCCTTCAATCAGCTTGACGCACCTCAGGCGGGCGAACTCTCGGCCGTCATGCACACCAGTCTGGGCGATATCAAAATCCGCCTGTTTGCCGATAAGGCTCCCAAAACGGTGGAAAATTTCATCACCCATGCGAAAAACGGGTACTATGACGGCCTGATCTTTCATCGGGTCATCGACGGCTTCATGATCCAGGGCGGCGATCCCACCGGAACCGGTATGGGCGGCGAGAGCATCTGGGGCTCCTCCTTCCAGGATGAATTTGACCCTGATCTGCATAATCTGCGCGGCGCTTTGTCTATGGCCAACGCCGGCCCCAATACCAACGGCAGCCAGTTCTTCATCGTCCAGGCTCCCGAGGTGGATGAGCGTCTCATTGAACAAATGGAACAGCTTTCCGATCGTGGATTCCCTACCCATGCCGTGGAGAACTATAAGGCTGTGGGCGGTACCCCTCATCTGGATTTCCGTCATTCGGTGTTCGGCCAGGTGACGGATGGCATGGATGTGGTAGATGCCATCGCCGCTGTGGCCACCAACGCTCAGGATAAGCCGCTTGAGGATGTGGTGATTCAGTCCATCGACGTCATCGAGTAA